The proteins below come from a single Streptomyces sp. M92 genomic window:
- a CDS encoding serine/threonine-protein kinase: MEQFAAGKVLRGRYRLERLLGRGAMGHVWRGTDVYLERPVAVKTVAADLLALPDWRGTALARFEREAKAAARLDHANITTVYDAAVTEDVCCLVMQLVDGTTLDNVIDGADDGRLPVPAAVAAAAQLCSGLSAAHAAGLVHRDLKPQNVMVRTSGLVKILDFGLVKVLSNTDPRLTMTGETLGNAAYASPELLTGDVPLDSRADLYAVGCLLHHMLTGRPPFHSERIAELVTGHLAEPPPRLADHGVDAPYVLQDLVHALLAKRPEDRPGNAAEVYAALAPHLPTPDAALAARRLPPEDPRRPFLVPQGPVVPR, encoded by the coding sequence GTGGAGCAGTTCGCTGCGGGCAAGGTTCTGCGCGGCAGATACCGGTTGGAGCGGCTTCTGGGCCGGGGGGCGATGGGACACGTCTGGCGGGGGACGGACGTGTACCTGGAGCGTCCCGTTGCGGTCAAGACCGTCGCCGCGGATCTCCTCGCCCTGCCCGACTGGCGCGGCACCGCCCTGGCGCGCTTCGAGCGGGAGGCGAAGGCCGCCGCTCGTCTGGACCATGCCAACATCACCACCGTGTACGACGCGGCCGTCACCGAGGACGTCTGCTGCCTGGTGATGCAGCTCGTGGACGGGACGACGCTGGACAACGTCATCGACGGCGCCGACGACGGCCGCCTGCCCGTGCCGGCGGCGGTCGCCGCCGCCGCGCAACTGTGCTCGGGGCTGTCCGCAGCGCACGCGGCCGGCCTCGTGCACCGGGACCTCAAACCCCAGAACGTCATGGTCCGTACCAGCGGACTGGTGAAGATCCTCGACTTCGGTCTCGTCAAGGTTCTCTCGAACACCGACCCGCGGCTCACCATGACGGGCGAGACGCTCGGCAACGCCGCCTACGCCTCTCCCGAACTCCTCACCGGCGACGTGCCGCTGGACAGCCGTGCAGACCTGTACGCGGTGGGGTGCCTGCTGCACCACATGCTCACCGGCCGCCCTCCTTTCCACAGCGAACGCATCGCCGAACTGGTGACCGGGCACCTCGCCGAGCCTCCACCTCGACTGGCCGATCATGGCGTCGACGCCCCGTACGTGCTGCAGGACCTGGTGCACGCACTGCTGGCGAAGCGCCCGGAGGACCGACCCGGAAACGCAGCGGAGGTGTACGCGGCCCTTGCCCCGCACCTGCCGACCCCGGATGCGGCACTCGCCGCCCGCAGACTCCCCCCGGAGGACCCCAGGCGCCCCTTCCTGGTTCCCCAGGGCCCGGTCGTGCCGCGTTGA
- a CDS encoding UvrD-helicase domain-containing protein, with amino-acid sequence MTGKNVTLRLLDKADREILKLPRPVKGAIYDFQHKFKTNPDSAGLRLKQLQGHDKLHSARVNDEYRALLLRLADDDWLIVSVKHRKDVYAHLDRLTYSVNRVTGGIEYVDLQVVHESVLRPAVPSPPAPPTEPVAPAPLAEPFASRPLFEQWSEEQLTDLGVAPSLVPVVAALTTEDQLLGLVEYAPQLTGEVLLALYDGKAYDDVLEQVTAPVAAPDPVDTEDFQAAVERPATIVTTTDDALREALEGEDFGRWKVFLHPTQAKLVGRDYSGPARVGGGPGTGKTIVALHRVKHLVERLPAGRNKPVLLTTYNKNLAADLRSRLLALGGETLLSRVEISHVDQLALRAVREAEPGNRKRIVDEAQAVREWRSLLDELGEGGWDAEFLHDEWTQVILGQAVTSRTDYFRARRAGRGRTVSRAERAEIWQLAERFTQRLDRLGVQTWDQIAERAAQLEVARARRIQAIDQQRDEAGGLDNVHAADGSGGWLRYRYRHIVVDEAQDLRPAHWKMLRAMTAPDRNDLFLVGDTHQRIYKNQVTLGSLGINIRGRSSKLSLSYRTTRQILRSALNVLGEETYDDLDGSSETLAGFRSVLSGGVPDLHRFDDWHSEREAVAALIDSWGQVPHEQIAIAVPTNQMASEAAYTLAQHGIRALEIGPDGPRGDSGVHIGTMFRFKGLEYQHMIIAGVTDGLVPRANVQQRRTTDPARYRAEMQRARSLLFVAATRARDSLDVFWHGEPSPFLTELIQARPPVAV; translated from the coding sequence GTGACCGGCAAGAACGTCACACTGCGCCTGCTCGACAAGGCCGACCGGGAGATCCTCAAGCTCCCCCGCCCGGTCAAGGGCGCCATCTACGACTTCCAGCACAAGTTCAAGACGAACCCCGACTCCGCGGGCCTGCGCCTCAAGCAGTTGCAGGGACACGACAAGCTGCACTCGGCGCGCGTCAACGACGAGTACCGCGCGCTGCTGCTGCGCCTGGCCGACGACGACTGGCTGATCGTGTCGGTCAAACACCGCAAGGACGTGTACGCGCATCTGGACCGTCTCACGTACTCGGTGAACCGCGTCACGGGCGGCATCGAGTACGTGGACCTGCAGGTCGTGCACGAGTCGGTGCTCCGTCCCGCGGTCCCGTCGCCCCCCGCTCCTCCAACCGAGCCCGTCGCACCGGCCCCGCTTGCCGAACCGTTCGCTTCCCGGCCGTTGTTCGAGCAGTGGTCGGAGGAACAGCTCACCGACCTGGGGGTGGCGCCGTCCCTCGTCCCGGTGGTCGCCGCGCTGACCACCGAGGACCAGCTCCTCGGGCTCGTCGAGTACGCCCCGCAGCTCACCGGCGAGGTGCTGTTGGCGCTGTATGACGGCAAGGCGTATGACGACGTCCTGGAGCAGGTGACCGCCCCTGTCGCGGCGCCGGACCCCGTGGACACCGAGGACTTCCAGGCCGCCGTCGAACGCCCCGCCACCATCGTCACCACGACCGACGACGCGCTGCGGGAAGCACTGGAGGGCGAGGACTTCGGCCGTTGGAAGGTGTTCCTGCACCCGACCCAGGCCAAGCTGGTGGGGCGGGACTACAGCGGCCCGGCGCGCGTCGGCGGTGGTCCCGGCACCGGCAAGACGATCGTGGCGCTGCACCGGGTCAAGCACCTGGTCGAGCGGCTCCCAGCGGGTCGGAACAAGCCGGTCCTGCTGACCACCTACAACAAGAACCTCGCCGCCGACCTGCGTTCACGGCTGCTCGCCCTGGGCGGCGAGACGTTGCTGTCCCGTGTCGAGATCAGTCACGTCGACCAGCTCGCGCTGCGCGCCGTGCGGGAGGCCGAACCGGGCAACCGGAAGCGGATCGTCGACGAGGCGCAGGCGGTCCGCGAATGGCGTTCGCTCCTCGACGAGCTCGGCGAGGGCGGTTGGGACGCGGAGTTCCTGCACGACGAGTGGACGCAGGTGATCCTCGGCCAGGCGGTCACCTCCCGCACGGACTACTTCCGTGCCCGGCGCGCCGGTCGCGGACGCACGGTCAGCCGGGCCGAGCGCGCCGAGATCTGGCAGCTCGCGGAGCGGTTCACCCAGCGGCTGGACCGGCTGGGAGTACAGACGTGGGACCAGATCGCGGAGCGGGCCGCACAGTTGGAGGTGGCGCGAGCCCGGCGCATTCAGGCCATCGACCAGCAGCGGGACGAGGCGGGCGGCCTGGACAATGTCCACGCGGCCGACGGTTCCGGGGGCTGGCTGCGCTACCGGTACCGGCACATCGTGGTCGACGAGGCGCAGGACCTGCGGCCCGCGCACTGGAAGATGCTCCGTGCGATGACCGCCCCAGACCGCAACGACCTCTTCCTCGTCGGTGACACCCACCAGCGCATCTACAAGAACCAGGTGACCCTCGGCAGTCTCGGCATCAACATTCGGGGCCGGTCGTCCAAGCTGTCGTTGAGCTACCGGACCACCCGGCAGATCCTGCGCTCCGCATTGAACGTGCTCGGCGAGGAGACGTACGACGACCTCGACGGGAGCAGCGAGACACTGGCCGGGTTCCGGTCGGTGCTCAGCGGTGGGGTTCCGGACCTGCACAGGTTCGACGACTGGCACAGCGAGCGAGAGGCCGTCGCCGCGTTGATCGACTCCTGGGGACAGGTGCCGCACGAGCAGATCGCGATCGCCGTGCCGACCAATCAGATGGCGAGCGAAGCCGCGTACACGCTGGCCCAGCACGGCATCAGGGCTCTGGAGATCGGACCCGACGGACCCCGGGGCGACAGCGGAGTCCACATCGGCACGATGTTCCGTTTCAAGGGACTCGAGTACCAGCACATGATCATCGCTGGGGTGACCGACGGTCTCGTGCCCCGCGCGAACGTCCAGCAACGACGGACCACGGACCCGGCGCGCTACCGGGCGGAGATGCAGCGCGCCCGGTCGCTGCTGTTCGTGGCGGCCACGCGCGCCCGGGACAGCCTGGACGTCTTCTGGCACGGAGAACCGAGCCCCTTCCTCACGGAGCTGATCCAGGCCCGGCCACCGGTCGCTGTCTGA